The window ATACGTATATTATAAACTGAATATACAAGATTTTAATCATATTATATATGAAATAAACATATATTCTAAATCCATAAACTATTTTTAATTTAAGCGGTTTAGTAGGTGGCTATTTAGGTTAATTTATATAATATTATTATTACTGTTTCTTTGTCCTTTTTGACCTACTATATTTTTGCTTTATCCTGAGCCAAAGGTCGGTTGGAAACAACCTCtatacctcccaaggtagggataGGGGTagagtctgcgtacactctaacctaggcctgtgcacgaatcggttcggttcggttttggccattatcgagttgaaatttcaaatttcgactttctaaaattttcaatcaaactcgatccattctaggttcaattcgattcgttttttattatttcggttcggttacacaaatcgatttgttcggtttattcgaaatttaaacaagtaactatttcatttcaattttagagtaaacataacaaaaaatcatgagatcctaaatttgcagccttataaccaagatattaaccaagaaaaaatcataaacttgcaagcataatagcatataaatagcaaaacaagagcttgaaaacttgtgcaagcatacaaatccaccaacaccacattacatataccaaattagtcatattagtcagttgtggcatataaattcggtttgttcggatcggttcggttgataattgaagccaaCCGTATCCGAACtgttaaaccgtaatattttacaattgcatttgtaaattgaaattgaattgtattatccaaattaaattatccgaattgtttcgaatcggttcagaaattcggattgaaccgatttgtgcacaggcctacTCTAACCTGTCCAGACCCCCACTTATGGGATTATattaggtatgttgttgtataaataTTGCTCCCTCTCTCTCAATTTGTGCTATACTTTTTACTTTTCAAGAGCGAACTTAACtaaattttgaagttaaattgaattagatcaactcaatattttaagattaaaaataATATATCTAAAATGTATTAAACGTtataacttttctcatatcaatttgatgaaaaaatacatcttaaaatgttgataAAACTTCATGCAGTTTGAATTTTGGAAGcgaaaaagtatcacataaattgtaaCATCGAGTAATATCATCTTTTCATTTACTAAAGTAAACATCTTATTTTACTTAATTGATTATTATGCTACTTTTATTATGTATATCGTTTGATCCACATCATATTTGAAAAGGACGACGAGATTGAATTTGACACGAAATAAGacactgaaaaaaaaaaagaaaaaaaacgaaAGTAGTGATGGATCcaataatgaatttatgggttcAATAAAACTTAAAAGATAATGTTTTGAGGTCAACTTTTATATCCACGTGTAAAGAAAAGTAAATTAAAATTAGATGTATACTAAAAACATGCTCCCAACTCGAATCTAACAATGCCTTAACTGTCATCAGCAACTTAAACATGAAATGCGAATATTATATAATTTATGTATGATTATTTTGTGTCGCCCTGGAttaatttcaagtatggtcattgaATTTGTCGCATTTTTTATCAAGTATAACAGTAAGATCATTAAATTTTATCCCCGGTAATAACAAAATCTATCATCGAGATGATTTTACTGTATAAAGTGTTGTAGTTTTATTGTTATTTTTAATGTGTTactttaaaattaaataaaatctAGTTACTTTGTTGCTgaagtaaataaaattaattactataacttgaaaaaataattttattattataGCGAGTAAAATTAAGTAATCATAGGCAAAATAAATTTTGGTGTTGCCACCAGTAAAGTCGAGGTGAGGCTGGCAACTCTCAACTACCAAATAATCATCAAAAAAAGATGCCCCATGTCTTGATGCGTCCCCACGAACTCTTGACAAATTCCACATCAAACCTAATATTCCAGAGTGAAGGTACTaactttttaaatataaaattttcttgatttttgggAGTTTTTACGAGGAAAATAGGAAATAAATAGATTATTGGGAAACTATATggaaaaaataaagaagaatgTATAAATGGAAAACATAAAGAAAAAAGAATTCGAAGTGCAAATTGCAAACAACTCTATGGAATTAGTCTCTTTGTCTTATTTTAACTGTCGCTTAAGCTCTTTTCATGTGAGGAGAGAGTGTGTACACTCTCTCCTAATGCAACTAGTCATATTATACCAGGGAGTAAAAAATATCACTTTTAAATATATTAGGTATGTAATGGGTCGCTAGGATAGGatagtttaagtgtgaaaatGACTTTTGGGGTATAGTTTAAGGCTTAATTTATATCTTTTACCTATAAATATTGAGTGGTGAGTAAGTATTTATCAAACTAGAAACTGTTATGCTACCCACCTCACGTACAGACGTACTGCAGTGATGACTAGAACTCCTTCCGattcaatttaagtgttttattttattttttaagttgttccctttctatatttaggacccgtttggccatgagaattattcacttttttctgattttttttaatttttttccagaatcagcgtttggtcatgaaaattccaaatacaaattcaagttgtatttgaaatttgaaaaacaccaaaaaacttgttttcacttttaatacattcaaacaaccaaattttttttgcaaaaactataacaccaaacacaactccatcttcaactccaattccaaaataccaaataaagtgaaaaatatttgattttcatggccaaacgcctacttagtaagTTAACAAGTCAAATATCCTGCATAACAAAAATCAtaagattcaagaacattttaGTATATTACATAAACTTTTAATTCAGGACCACAagattaaatttttattttttaaactttgtgtctaatcaaactaagacacttaaattgagacggagagagtatatAAAATACAAAGTTGTATGGGTTTAGTCCTAAAGACAAGATgtgagaaaaggacataaatgatCCCTTAACTATAAGAGTAAGTTCAAAATAGttccttaactatgcacttaacggttttagtcttTTAAGTTTGCCACtaattaacaaaaatggtccATTAACTACatgggttggttaaaaatagtctcttaagcatgcacttaacagttttggtcctttaagttcgctaaaagttaacacttttagtctctgataaaatattcatcgaactttgttagatttgacgaaaactataaaattaaaaaagggaaaaaattagcgagaactcacatttagaggtacacaGTAATAAAGAAAGGACCAAATatttcgggacaaaaccgacggacgtcAGTCGATAATAGGGAAAATCGAGAAAAAACCTActgacttgataatgtcagaaaatagtatctcgaaacacaaagaccgacagACTCTGTCGATTAAAATCGAGAGAGTCCATCGGCTAAGTAAAATAGACCAGACTCATTTTAACTGAAAACCCGGTATAAAAACAAATACTTCCATGGTAGTGATTCGTTAACAAAAAAAATAGTTTCCGCGCATTTTTTTCTCGAAAATAACTGTTGGACATcattggttttcgtaaaaaaaggataatttttttaaaaatagtgTCCCTCAATTTTATCCATTGTTTCCGTCCATCGTTTTTTCGATTGTTTTAAATAGTAacaatttttgtagtttctgctatCTCTAATTTACTTACGTCGGTTTTGTCCAGGGGTATTTGGCCTTTTATTTAGTAATGTGTACCTgtaaatgtgagttctcgctaatttttttacttttcttcatagttctcgtcaaatctaataaataaagtttgatgAATATTTTATCGAAGACTAAAAGTACTAacttttggcgaacttaaaggaccaaaactgttaagtgcatacttaagagaCTATATTTGaacaaccctcatagttaagagaccatttttgttaacttgtgatAAACTTAAAAGTCCAATATTAAATATATAGTTAAGAGACTATTTTAAACATACTCTCACAGTGCAGTGTGCagggaccatttatgtccttttctcgaCAAGATGCCCTATAAATACTGTAAAAGTTGTGTTCCTGTCCTGTTGACAGCAATTAACCAACATTAACTTAATCAAAAAGCCAAAAATAGTAATGATCACCCTCATTCCTTGCCACTTCAAAAGTTACATTAAACTATTTAAAACAACTGCCAAAAACTTCTCCATCATTCTTTTTGCACTGTAGATCCACCCCCCAACTTAGCTGTCTAATAAATTATTCTACTAGTGGCATGTCTGTTACTTACTTTCAATCACTAATGGAATAATAATCTTTCAATTAATTGAAGTTGGTCATATGAATTCTTGatatattttattcaaaaaagTCTATGCTATTAAAAAgattaattttttatttgaattttaagACAAGTAGTGAAGGCCCCATTGGTGGGATCTCAAGAACAAAACCGAAAGTTAGAAAAAGAAATGAGGACTGAAAGAGAAAGGTGCaaactttttctttttccttcttttgaTACCTTCCTTTTTCTTTAGTTTTAGCTTTTACACATTTGGACACTCAATACAAGGACCCATTAATCCAAAAAATATAATTAGCCTTTTTTTAgctgagttaaaaaaaaaaaaagttgaaagcTTGAGTGGTTGTTGAGTTTACTTTTTGTGGAGAGTTGATTTTGATATGTACTCAAAGAGCTGGTATGTATCTTGAATTATTGTTTTTTTCCTGTTATTTCAATTCAAGAATCATATTTTCCTGTTTCTTTGGTTCTTTTGTTGTGttggaactgatttctttatgtgtATTTTTCATTTTTGATGCAGTTTGAAACTTTGAAGTTTCTGCTCTGGTAAGTTGATACAAGGGGATTGAGTTGTTTCCTGTAATTGATATCTGTTTTAAAGTTTTGAGAATTGGTAGTTGTTTATAGTGAGAAAAAAAGATGGGTGTTGGATTATTAGAGATTGGAGTTGAAATGAGGAGAATTTTGATGTTTTCAGTTAAAAGATGTTATATTACAGTCTTGAATCATCCATTTCTTGTGGGTATGCTGTGTTTCATAGCATTTTTGTACAGAACTTTCCCATTTCTGTTTTCAATATTGTTAGCTGCATCCCCAGTTCTTGTTTGTACTGCTGTTTTGCTTGGAACTTTACTAAGTTTTGGCCAGCCTAATATACCCGAAATCGAAAGGGAAGAAAAAACAATAACTCATGATATAGTGCCTTTGAAAACTGGGGTATTATATGATACAACTCATTTTGTGAGTGAAGATAGTTACTATGTGGAGAGATACACGGAGAGGGACCTCGTAGAGCAGTCGATTGATAAGATTAGTGATCTTTCCCCTCTACTCGAGGAAAGGTCTCGAGATTTTCAATTTGAGGACGGGGTTTTTGAGCAGAACAATGAAGAGAATGAAGAGAAACATGGTGATGAGGAACTTATGGAAATTCAATACTCTTCGATTCCAGCAGTTGATGAGGGTTTCGAGGAAGCAGCGAGGGGCTTTTATGAGCAAAACAATGAAAAGAATGAAGAGAAACATGATAATGGGGATCTTATGGAGAGTCAATACTCTCCCATTCCGACGGTTGATAGTGAGAGCGTTGAGTCTGACTTTGATAGATCAGATTCCTTTGATTCTAAAATGGTGAATCTTAATTCTCTTCCCGGTTCCCCTTGGAAAAAGGAGACCGAAGAAGAGGAAAAAGAGGAAGAACAGGAGGAGGAAGaggatgacgatgacgatgagtCTTTTGATTCGGGATCTGATCGAGCAGAGAGCTCGTCTCCAGATGCTTCATTAGCTGACATTATGCCGATGCTTCATGAGCTCCATCCACTTTTGGGTGAAGATACTCCTCAACATGTTAGCTTGTTGCATAATGTTTCTGATGCTGCTTCGGATAGTTCCGGTAAGACCACGGAGAGTGACAATGAATCTGATGATGGTTGTGAAAATCAAGAAGAGGTAGAAGTTGCAGACGACGAGAATGAAGATGGTGAAAAGCGAGACGAGGAAGATAAAAGCAAGTCAGCTATAACATGGACAGAGGAGGATCAGAAGAATCTAATTGACTTGGGAAGCTCCGAGGTTGAAAGGAATCAACGCTTAGAGAATCTTATGGCAAGGAGAAGAGCATTGAAGAAAATGAGGACGATGATGACCGAAAAGAATTTGATCGACTTGGAAAGCGCTGATCTTCCATTCAACATCCCGTCCATTTCTACGGCAAGAAACAATCCGTTTGATGCTCCTAACGATAACTATGACCTCGGACTGCCACCAATCCCGGGATCCGCTCCCTCTGTTTTAGTACCAAGGCGAAACCCGTTTGATCTTCCTTATGACTCAAGTGAAGAGAAACCTGATCTTATGGAGGACGAAGAGTTTATAACATTTCAAGCGAAGGATCCGCTTTTCCGGAGGCACGAAAGTTTTATTGTAAGACCCTCAATCTTTGGGCTGAACAGGCAAGACAAGCAAGATGTTCATTGGAGACCTTATTTTGTTCCGGAGAAGATGGCTTCAGAAGGAACAAGCTACTCGCCATTTCAACGACAATCTAGTGAACTTAGTGATTCCAAAGTAAGTTCAGTTCCCGAAACAGAATCACTAAGTTCAGTTGAAGATCTGGAAGACAAAGAACTCATAGATGAACGCATTTCCGAGGAGCCAAAGCTGATATCTAAACAAGAGCATATTTCTGAGCATGTCAGACATGGAAGTCAATCCTCCGAAGAAGTAGAGTTTTTGGTGCAACTGGGAACTCTGGAAAATCATCATGAAGCAGAAAAAGCTTTGCTCCAGGAAGGAAGAGAACTTAATCCAACCGATATTCAGTCAAAGCCGGAAACTTCTTATCAAAGATACAGCAGTCAATCTAGCTCCTCGTCGTTGGCAGAAGTGAGTGAAAGGGTCTTTGTTGATAAAGAAGGAGAAATGAGGTCAAGTTTCGAGGAGATAATGGGACATGTTGAACAAAATGGGATTTCCAGGGAAGCTTCATTTGATGGACCAAATTTCCACGTCACGAGCACTTCAGTGGATCATACTTCACGCGGTCAACCTATTTATGATTCCAGTCCTTCTGCTATTAGGGAAAACATATTCTCATCCTCCTTTTCTTCAGATCAGCATGTGGAATCTGAAACAGGGTTTTCCCCTATAAGAACTGTTTCTTTCATAGAGAGGGAATCACAGGAAAATAGTCAGGACATTGAAAAGTCTCTTCCAACGAATGAAGAAATTTTGGCACCAGAAGATGAGCTTGATGTTGCAAAGGCGGAGACTTCTCAAAATGACGAAATCCTTAGCAGTGCAAATGCCTTTCCAGTGCCTGAGTTCGTTCTTGGTCAGGCATCTGCGGACTCAAAATTATCAGAAAATGAGGATATTGTGTATGAGGAAGGAATTATTGAGCATGAACAACTGCGAATTACTTGTCCAGGATTGGATACAGATACCTGTATTCTGTCTAACCATGCTGAATACCAGACAGTTGAATCCCTTTCAACATTTGATGATCTCAGCTCATCAAATGTTGTTGAAAATTTGGCTACTGATGATCACACTGAAGTGGATGAAGAGCTGGTCTCTGGTGGACATGCTTCTGTAGAAAAGTCCATCTCTCAGCATGAAGAAGAATTGGCACACACAGACAAATCCATAGATGAACAACCCTCAGAGAATCGGGAAGTAACGGTAAACAAGTTCTTTTCATCTCTTTTCTTTTATgcatttctttttatttcttcaGTAATTATCATTTCATATGTCATAGCATTACATTTACTAGGATTGATCTTAGAAATCTGAAGTCTGCTCGATTAATTTTTCACTTGTAATTGTGTGACTTGCTGCtaaggaaaaaaaagaaatatCTACTTGATTTACAAAATTATAACGTGAAGATTTATAATTTACTTTACCTGAACTGATAGGAATAGACAACTGCAACTTAGACTCCTGTAATAGTAAGAACAAACAGTCTGGAACTGAAATTGGCATATGTTCCATGATATAGATGTTGCCTGTTGGATAATAAGGTATAAGCTATGCTGCTCCGATACTCCAAAAATGCCATCACATCCACGTCGAATGCATCATTATGTTAGAAGCATTAAAAGTAAACAGATATGAACTGAACTTTATGATGTAGAAATCCAAGGCTGACTCAGTGATAGAAGCAGTACATGTTAGGCCTAAATTCGTGTGTTTGAGGAATATTGTTTGTGATAGAATTAACTATTGTTTGTCTTATTTCCAAACTCATGCATTATTATACCCTTATGTCATAGCAAGTTTATTTATTCTttccttctctttttctttttcctttttaaatgctTCTAGTCGGGAATCAATCCTGGTAAAATCTAAGTGCATCTTTTTTTTTCTGATAAACAGGAGCCACCAGCTATCCTGGTTGAGTCAATTGAGGAAGCAAGCACCACTGAGAACGTGAATGTTTCAGAAATCCATGACCTTGATAATGGAATTCCTATTATCAGCTCCCCACGTACTCCCGACTGTAATTCCAATCTGCATGAGGTTGTTGGCCCAGCAGGTGCTGCAGGTCTAAAGAGCATCTTTCTCGATGAGGCGGAAAATGATAACCAGATCAAGGTCTTAGAAAACTATGTATTGCCAGCAGAGATAGCTGATTTTCACCATGATGAGCAATATATAGTTGAAGAGACAGACGGTATCGAGGACATTGATGAGGTATTATTTCTCTCTGAATTAGATACAGTTGGTGACTTTAGCATTAACGAGGGTTTGTCTGCATTCCACGCTGTTGATTCTGCCACCACAGAATTTTCTGAAGAGGCCCATGCTGAAGTTCATGAAAGAAAGTTCCCATTGCACCCTGAGATTTTAAATGCATCCGCGGTTGAAGAGAATGATAAGCATGAGGAAAAGGAGTGTGCTTCTGAAATTCAAAATTCTGGAATGAGCATTATTGATCATATTGATGCATCTCATACAGAATTGTCTGAAGCAGAAGTTGATAATGCTGTTGATCCTAGATCAATTGAAGGAGGACTGCCCGAGGATAATTTGGATACTCAAGAGGTAGTTCCAAAAATGCCGATAGCTGAAGCTCATAACTCTTTCTTTGAGATAGAAAATTCAAAATCTACTCAAACTGAAGTGACTGAAGTGCCTCAAGAAGTTACAGTCAAAGAGGAAGCTGATTCTGGTATGTCAGTACTAGAAGCACAAACAATTCAAGATATTGAATCGGCGTTTTGGCAAGTTTTTGAGAAAGAAATGGAGAAATCTAATGTTCTTGAGCAATCTAATGCTAAAGATCCCGGAATGCCAGTGCTGGAAGCACAAACTGTTGAAGATATTGAGTCAGCATTTAGAAGTACTTCTGAGAAAGAAATCGAGCACTCTAACGTGCTTGAGCTACCTAATGCTGAACTAGTAACTGAACAATCTGAGAGTTCAAACAATTCAGCAGCAGTTGAAGTGTCAAGTTCAGTACCGAAAGATTCAGGAATGCCAGAGCTGGAAGCACAAACAGTTGAAGATATTGAGTTAGCATTTCAAAACATTTCTGAGAAAGAAATAGAGAACTCGAATGTGCTCGAACAATCTGGGAGTTCTGACAATGCAGCGGCATTTGAAGTGTCAAATTCAGTGCAGGAAGATTCCGGAATGCCAGTGGTGGAAGCACAAACAATTGAAGATATTGAGTCGGCATTTAAAATTACTTCTGAGGAAGAAATAGTACACTCGGATGTACTTGAGCTACGTAATGTGAATCTTGTAACTGAAGATTCTGGGAGTTCAGCCAACGCAACAGTGTTTGAAGTATCAAGTTCAGCACCGGAAGATTCTGGAATGCCAGTGGTGGAAGCACAAACAACTGAAGATATTGAGTCAGTATTTGAAAGTACTTCTGAGAAAGAAATAGTGCACTCGAATGTGCTTGAGCTACCTAATGCTAAACTGGTAACTGAAGAATCTGGGCATTCTGACGATGCTGCAGTGTTTGACGTGTCAAGTAAAGTACCGGAAGATTCTGGAATGCCAGTGCAGGAAGCACAAACAGTTGATGATATTGAGTTAGCATTTAAAAATATTTCTGAGAAAGAAATAGAGAACTCGAATGTGCTCGAGCTACCTGATGCTAAGCTTGTTACTGAAGGATCTGGGAGTTCTGACGATGCCGCGGTGTTTGAAGTATCAAGTTCAGTTGTGGAAGATTCTGGAATGCCAGCACTGGAAGCACAAACAGTTGAAGATATTAACTTAGCATTTAGGCAAATATCTGAGAACGAAGTGGAGAAATCGAATGTTCTTGAGCTACATAATGCTAAGCTTGTAACTAAAGAATCTGGGGATTCTGACAATGCAGCGGTGTTTGACGTGTCGAGCTCAGTACAAGAAGATTCTGGAATGCCAGTGGTGGAAGCACAAACAGTTGAAGATATTGAGTCGCCATTTACAATTACTTCTGAGAAAGAAATGGCGCATTCGGATGTACCTGTGCAACCGAATGCTAAGCTTGTAACTGAAGAACCTGGGAGTTCAGACGCTGCAGCGGTATTTGAAGCGTCAAGTTCAGTACTGGAAGATTCTAGAATGCCAGTGGTGGAAGCACAAACAATTGAAGATAATGAGTCAGCATTTAGAATTACTTCTGAGAGAGAAATTGTGCACTCGGATGTACTTGAGCA is drawn from Lycium barbarum isolate Lr01 chromosome 8, ASM1917538v2, whole genome shotgun sequence and contains these coding sequences:
- the LOC132607305 gene encoding uncharacterized protein LOC132607305 — protein: MGVGLLEIGVEMRRILMFSVKRCYITVLNHPFLVGMLCFIAFLYRTFPFLFSILLAASPVLVCTAVLLGTLLSFGQPNIPEIEREEKTITHDIVPLKTGVLYDTTHFVSEDSYYVERYTERDLVEQSIDKISDLSPLLEERSRDFQFEDGVFEQNNEENEEKHGDEELMEIQYSSIPAVDEGFEEAARGFYEQNNEKNEEKHDNGDLMESQYSPIPTVDSESVESDFDRSDSFDSKMVNLNSLPGSPWKKETEEEEKEEEQEEEEDDDDDESFDSGSDRAESSSPDASLADIMPMLHELHPLLGEDTPQHVSLLHNVSDAASDSSGKTTESDNESDDGCENQEEVEVADDENEDGEKRDEEDKSKSAITWTEEDQKNLIDLGSSEVERNQRLENLMARRRALKKMRTMMTEKNLIDLESADLPFNIPSISTARNNPFDAPNDNYDLGLPPIPGSAPSVLVPRRNPFDLPYDSSEEKPDLMEDEEFITFQAKDPLFRRHESFIVRPSIFGLNRQDKQDVHWRPYFVPEKMASEGTSYSPFQRQSSELSDSKVSSVPETESLSSVEDLEDKELIDERISEEPKLISKQEHISEHVRHGSQSSEEVEFLVQLGTLENHHEAEKALLQEGRELNPTDIQSKPETSYQRYSSQSSSSSLAEVSERVFVDKEGEMRSSFEEIMGHVEQNGISREASFDGPNFHVTSTSVDHTSRGQPIYDSSPSAIRENIFSSSFSSDQHVESETGFSPIRTVSFIERESQENSQDIEKSLPTNEEILAPEDELDVAKAETSQNDEILSSANAFPVPEFVLGQASADSKLSENEDIVYEEGIIEHEQLRITCPGLDTDTCILSNHAEYQTVESLSTFDDLSSSNVVENLATDDHTEVDEELVSGGHASVEKSISQHEEELAHTDKSIDEQPSENREVTEPPAILVESIEEASTTENVNVSEIHDLDNGIPIISSPRTPDCNSNLHEVVGPAGAAGLKSIFLDEAENDNQIKVLENYVLPAEIADFHHDEQYIVEETDGIEDIDEVLFLSELDTVGDFSINEGLSAFHAVDSATTEFSEEAHAEVHERKFPLHPEILNASAVEENDKHEEKECASEIQNSGMSIIDHIDASHTELSEAEVDNAVDPRSIEGGLPEDNLDTQEVVPKMPIAEAHNSFFEIENSKSTQTEVTEVPQEVTVKEEADSGMSVLEAQTIQDIESAFWQVFEKEMEKSNVLEQSNAKDPGMPVLEAQTVEDIESAFRSTSEKEIEHSNVLELPNAELVTEQSESSNNSAAVEVSSSVPKDSGMPELEAQTVEDIELAFQNISEKEIENSNVLEQSGSSDNAAAFEVSNSVQEDSGMPVVEAQTIEDIESAFKITSEEEIVHSDVLELRNVNLVTEDSGSSANATVFEVSSSAPEDSGMPVVEAQTTEDIESVFESTSEKEIVHSNVLELPNAKLVTEESGHSDDAAVFDVSSKVPEDSGMPVQEAQTVDDIELAFKNISEKEIENSNVLELPDAKLVTEGSGSSDDAAVFEVSSSVVEDSGMPALEAQTVEDINLAFRQISENEVEKSNVLELHNAKLVTKESGDSDNAAVFDVSSSVQEDSGMPVVEAQTVEDIESPFTITSEKEMAHSDVPVQPNAKLVTEEPGSSDAAAVFEASSSVLEDSRMPVVEAQTIEDNESAFRITSEREIVHSDVLEQPNARLETEESRDADNAAVIDVSSSVLEDSGMPVLEAQTVEDIESAFRQISEQEIAEKSNVLEQPNAELATEESGNIAAAAEASSSALEGSEMPALEAQTVEEMDMVFRRISEKEAEESNVLEQPNAELATEVSGSSDNAAVVKVSSVTWDMQLPILETRPTEYFDLDHEKLSESDDETLTHHDSVGDDEHMREPKDIGASSDSQNVETDLPLKQILEEQPRGASSSNDIKSSVRGYDVSEFGEGETGKGDDEVVVKEAKALIAEKPEHAVDMPTTADA